From one Paenibacillus sp. FSL K6-1330 genomic stretch:
- a CDS encoding YjcZ family sporulation protein: MGEVAGYGGGGYGSSVGAVLVLFILLVIIVSAFGFGFGV, translated from the coding sequence ATGGGTGAAGTAGCTGGATATGGTGGCGGAGGATACGGATCATCTGTTGGAGCAGTACTGGTTCTCTTTATTCTCTTGGTCATTATCGTTTCTGCTTTTGGATTTGGATTTGGGGTTTAA